CGGACCGTGTGGGACATGAGCGCAAGCTCACCATCGTAAAGGTACATCAGAGCGCTTGCGACGAAGAGGTGGCGCACTGATGCGCCTGCCAACAGGTCGGGCCGCGGCCCCGATGCTGGTCAGAACAGGCCGTGGCTGCCCGCGGTGGCGCCGAGAACCGTAACCACCGCGATCAGCAGCAGAATACGGTGCAGCCGAGCCATTCGCCTGAAATCCCTTCCCGGGTCAGGCGAATTCTGCATGCGCCGGTGTAGAAACACCGGCTCGACCAGGAACAGCATCGCGAAGAAGATCGCCCAGAGCGCGGCCATTGCGTGCATCCACCAGAATTGCGGGTAGGCGAAACGGTCCCACATCTGCGCGCGATGGATCATCCAGAAGCCGCTGACGCCGGCGAGCACAACCCAGACCCGGGCTTGCGGCGCAAAGCGCCCCTCGATCCGGTGGAATGCCGCAAGCCTGTCATCCGGGGCGGTCGAGCCGCGAATGGACGGCATCACCACAAGCGTGACGAACGCCACTCCACCGATCCAGAAGAGGACCGAAAGGATGTGTATGGCGCGCGCTATGATGATGTCGTCCATTTGTCAGTCCGTCAGGCGGCGAGCAGTTCGTCAGCAGGTCCGAAGAACTCATAGTGGATGCGATCGGACGCGACGCCCGCCAGCGACAGGGTGGAAACCGCATGGCGCAGGAACGGCCGCGGTCCGCAGATATAGTAATCGGCCTCGGCAACAGGCGTATTGGCGACAAGCCATTCATCGGTGATGATCCCAGCTTCGTCGTAATCCAGGCCCTTCACCTCGTCGGCCAGCGGCGTCTGGTGGAAGTCAACAACCTGCACCGCCTTGCTGTTCTCCGTTAGTACGCGAATGTGGCCACGCATGGCATGCGTTTCCCTGTCGTGCGTCCCGTGAATGTACTGCACCGGGACTTCAGCGCCGCTCGCCACAAGAGCTTCGAGCATCGCCACCATCGGCGTAAGCCCGACCCCGCCCGACAGCAGCACGACCGGCCGCACGTTATGTTCGCCGAGGAAGAATTCGCCAGCCGGCGCCGCGACCTTCAGGATGGTTCCGGCCTTCGCCTCGTCATGCAGCCATCCCGAAGCCAGGCCTTGCGGTTCGCGTTTGACAGAAATGCGGTAGCTCTCGCCATTCGGCGCGGAGGAAATCGAGTAATTGCGTTTGACGGGAGGATGCCCCGGAATTTCGAACCAGAAGGTCAGATACTGGCCGGGCTTGTGGTCCATCACCGGTCCGCCATCGGCGGGGCGCAGGATGAAGGAACTGATCACGTTGCTTTCCCGGACGACCTCTTCCACCAGGAAGTCGCGCCAGCCATTCCAGCCTCCGACTGTCTTTTTCTGCTCAGTGTAGATGCGTTCTTCGCGCGCGATCAGAATGTTGGCGAGGAACCAATAGGCTTCGCCCCAGGCTTCCAGTATCTCTTCCGTCGCAGCATCGCCGAGCACGGCCTTGATCGCACCCAGCAGAGCCTCGCCGACATGAGGGTAATGTTCGGGCAAAATCTGCAGGCCGACATGCTTTTGCGCGATCCGTTCCACAGCGGGAGCGAGAGCTGCAAGATTCTCGATGTTACTGGCATAGGCCAGAATGGCGCCCGTTAGCGCGCGCGGTTGCGATCCCGCATCGCCGTGGTGCGACTGATTGAACAGGTCGCGGATATCCGGGTTCTGGAACATGCGCGAATACATCTCATGCACGATGTTGAGGCCGTGGGCTTCGAGGGCTGGAACGGTCGCCTTGACGAGCGCAATGGTGTGATCGCTGAGAGGCTGCGACATCAAAATCTCCTGTGATTGAACTGGGAACTGGAAAAGGAATGCGCGGATCAGCCGCCGGGCGGCTGCCGATCGTAGAAATCGACCTGCATCTTCATGGGGCCAAGCGGCGTCACGAAATGCGGCTGTTGCGGCAGGATGAGGCCCGGTTTGTCAGGTGTCAGCACGACATCCGAAGGCGGATCGAGATAGGTGAGTTGCAACTTTCCTTCGATGACGCGGATCAGCCCCCAGACGCCATCCTTGGTATCGTGGCGGGCGCGCAAGGCGGCCGGAAGTGTATCCTGGTCGAACACCGGCGTGGACCGATATGGGCGGATGTCGGCCATCGTCATGCGACCTTGCGGCTGTCGCCCGCGTCGGGCCGACGATCCAAGCGAAAAAACATGGCCAGTTTCAGGCTCTCGGCGATCCGCGCAGCCTTCTCCTGGAGGGCGAGAGCCGCGACCGGCTCCATCAGCTCATCGGTCGCCTGCTTCCACAAGCCGAGCCAGCGGTCGAACAGTTCGGGCGTGATCCTGCTCCTGTGCTTCATATGCGCGGGAACAGGTTGTCCCTTGTAGCGCCCGCTGGTGAGCATCACCGATGACCAGAAGGCGGTCAGCTTTTCGAGATGGTGGGGCCAGTCATCAATGGCGTCATTGAAGATCGGACCGAGTTCGGCGTCCGCCCGCACCCGCGTATAGAAGGCGTCCATCAATCGGGCGAGGCCTGCTTCGTCAATCTTTGCGGTGCTGGTCACGACTCAACTCCATTCATGCATTGAAGATGCATTTATAGAGGCCGTTTGAAAGATGCAACGACAATGCATATTAATGCGACGGATCGATTGAGAGGTTTGATAGAGCGAAAATGAAGCTGACGCTGTTCACAGATTATTCGATTCGCGTACTGCTCTATCTCGCCGCGCGGCCCGACCGAAGATGTTCGATCTCAGAGATCGCGCAAGCCTATCGCATTTCCCAGAATCATCTTATGAAAGTGGTCAACGACCTCGCCCGGTCTGGCTATATAGATAGTGTCCGCGGACGCGGCGGCGGCATCCGTCTTGGCAAGCAGCCCAAAGAGATCAACATAGGTGCGCTTATCCGACACACCGAGGAAGGATTCGACCTCGTCGACTGCCCGAGTTGCGTGATTGCACCCGCTTGCGGCATGACAAGCGTGCTCAGGGAAGCGGTGACTGCCTTTCTAAATGTGCTCGACAGCTATTCACTCGCAGACCTCATGAAGAAACGGGGAAATCTGGCACGTTTATTGTCCCTGTGAAACGGACGGGCGCTGCGACGGTCTCCCTCGCGCCATCCGGAATTGTTGAAAGATGTTCAGCGCCAAAGCGAATCATGAGGGGTGAGGCCAACCGTTTGACACCCAGTATCATGAACGGACATATGCAACCGGAATCGTCAGGCTCCGGTTCGAAGAAGCTGCGGTTTAGGGCGGAGACAAATTGATCTGTCGCAATCCGCGATTGTTTCCACGAAGGCGCTTTCATGCAGCAATCGCGTATCTTGAAGCTTATCGACTCCATGCCCTTCCGGTTAAGGATGGCTGGCGCGACGATCAGCGGACGGATCTTATCCAGTCTGGGGGCATTTGGCGGAATTTTATTCGTCGCCATCGTCACCTATGCCGTCAATAATGAAATCGGGTCATCGTACATGCTTATCGCCCCGATAGGGGCGTCAGCGGTACTTGCCTTCGCAGTACCTTCCAGTCCCTTGGCCCAACCGTGGTCGGTCTTGGGAGGTAATTGCATTTCCGCGCTGATTGCTTTGCTTATTGCGCACTTTGTGACATCCACAGGGGTTGCCAGTGCGGTCGCCGTCGGCGGTGCAATCTTGATAATGACAGCCACTCGGTCATTACATCCTCCGGGGGGAGCATGCGCATTGGTCATGGTGTTGGCGTATCACCACGATCAGGATTCGCTCGCGGCACTTTTCCTCAGCTTGGCCCTGAACTCCCTGGCACTCGTGATCGCCGCCAAGGCATTTCATTCCCTGACTGGACGCACATACCCTCATCAAGCCCTACCAGTCACATCGCATGGTCAAGACGAGCAACTCTTGCATCCAGACGATATCCGGTCTGCTTTGGCGGATCTTGGGGAAGTGTTCGACGTCACGAGCGGCGACCTTGATGCGATTTTTTCACGTGCACAGGAACATCGTTCGAAGAGGCTCTCTCAGTTGCCAGCATGGAGAAATGCCGCATGACGAGCGGTCCCAGAGTTGGGGAGCAGAGCAAAACGGGGCAAGGCTCTACTCTTAACTAGCGGAAACTTCGAGCTCAGACCAAACCGCGCCTCGACAACCCATCCGCACTCATTCCCGCCGGCTTCAAGGCCATGGTCGCACTTGAGCAGGCACTTGCCCACACAATCGATCTGGAGATGTGGGAACTCTTCAACCTACGCGCGTCGCAAATCAATGGCTGCGCATGACGTGACCCCCAGCTTTCCCCCAGCTGGGATTAGAGCCGGACCGCGTTGTTGCGCATGAGCGCGGTTGAAGCAATGGGCTGCGTAGCGGAGCCCGTAGGGCGTAGCGAAGCTGGCCATTGCTTATCCAGTTTGGCGGCGAACGCCGCCGGGGTGTCGTAGTCGAGGGAAGAATGCGGCCTCTCCCGGTTGTAGTCCTCCACCCAGGCAGCGATCTCGACGCGGGCGTGAGCCATGCTGAGGAACAAAGTCTCATTGAGCAGTTCGTCCCGCATGCGGCCATTAAAGCTCTCGACGTAAGCGTTTTGCATTGGCCTTCCCGGTGCGATGTAATGCCACTCCACACCGATCTCCCCACACCATGCCAGCACCGCATTGCTGGTGAGCTCGGTGCCATTGTCGCTGACGATCATGCCGGGCTTGCCACGCTGCGCGATCAGCTCAGTCAGTTCGCGCACGACACGGCGCCCGGAGATCGACGTATCCGGCACCGCTGCCAGGCACTCCCTCGTCACATCATCGACCACGTTGAGCACCCGGAATCGTCTTCCCGAAGCCATCTGGTCGTGAACAAAGTCCAGGCTCCAGCGCTGGTTCGGCAGCGCCAGCACCGGAGCAGGTGCTCTCGTGCCCACAGCACGCCTGCGACTGCGTCGTCGTCTGACCGCCAACCCTTCCTCACGGTAGAGCCTCTGGGTCTTCTTCCGGTTGATCATGATCCCCTCCCGGCGCAGCAGGATGTGCAGACGGCGATAGCCGAACCGCCGACGCTGGTTGGCCAGCTCGCGCAGCTTCTCACGCAGATCGGCGTCATCGTCCCGGGTGGAACGGTAACGCACGCTCTTGCGATCAGCATCGATGACACGGCACGCCCGCCGCTCGCTCATCCCGTGGCAGGCCTGGAGATGAGCGACAGCTTCCCGCTTGGCGGCGGGCGTCAGAACTTTTTTGCCAGAAGATCCTTCAACGCGGCCTGGTCCAACATGGCATCGGCGAGCAACCGCTTCAGCTTCGCGTTCTCGCTCTCGAGCTCCTTCAGTCGGCGGGCATCGGACACCTCCAGCCCGCCATACTTCGACTTCCAGTTGTAGATCGTCGCTTCCGACACTCCGTGTCGCCGGGCCAGGTCAGCGGTCTTCGCACCCGCCTCAGCCTCCTTCAGCACACCGATGATCTGCTCTTCGGAAAACCTCGTTCTCTTCATCTCGTCCGTCCTTCTGTAAGGGCCGGACTCTAATCCAAATTGGAGGAAAATCAGGGGGTCACGTCATGACTTTTTGAGTCCCTCCCGTCGCCGTGAGGCGATCGAGCAGATCCGTCGCGCGTTGCCGGTATCGGAGCGACGGACCTGCCGTGTTCTGGGCCAGCATCGTTCGACACAGCGCCATCCACCGAAGGATGATGCCGACGAGCGGCGGCTAACAGCCGACATCATCGCGCTGGCCAAGGACTATGGCCGGTATGGCTATCGCCGCATCCATGTCTTGCTGGGCCAGGCGGGCTGGCAGGTCAGCCTGTCAGTGGTTGAGCGTATCTGGCGGCGGGAGGGTCTTAAAGTGCCGAAGCGGCAACCGAAACGGCGGCGGCTCTGGCTCGGCGACGGATCGTGCATCCGGCTGCGCCCGGAGCATCGCGGGCATGTGTGGTCCTACGACTTCGTCGAGGATCAGACGCACAACGGTCGCAAGTTCCGAATGCTCAACATTATCGACGAGTTCAGCCGGGAATGCCTGGCGATGGTGCCGCTGCGGCGCTTCCGGTCGAACGACGTGATTGACGTGCTGACCGATCTGTTCATCGAGCATGGGCCGCCCGAGCATATCAGATCCGATAACGGCCCCGAGTTCGTCGCTAATGCGGTGCGCGAGTGGCTCGGCAGGCTTGGCGTCATTACCCTCTATATCGAGCCCGGCAGCCCATGGGAGAACGGCTATATCGAAAGCTTCAATGCCCGTCTGCGAGATGAACTGCTCAACGGCGAAATCTTCTACAGCCTTGAGGAGGTGCGGATCGTCACCGGCTGGTGGCGCGATCATTACAACCGAGCACGGCCCCACAGCAGTCTCGGATATCGACCACCGGCCCCGGAGACGATCAAGATGCCAGCCTGGCCGCTCGGCTCCGCTACGCTCCGCCTCCCGCCCACGCTGGCATCAGAGGCGCAGATCAACTAACTACACAACCGGACCAGTCATTGCGGGCAGTCCAGCTGGAGAAGCTGGCGAACTGCTGGAACGCCAAACATGCCAACGCGCTCTACATCACCTTCGACAAGCGGGACGGCGAGGATGATGTTACCGAATACCGCTATGCCGACCAGTGGCTGCAGGGCAGGGGCACCGATGTCTGGCGCCTGCTGCGCGCGATCGATCGCGGTATCGTGTTCTACGATCCGGCCGACACGATCTACGCCGACGGACGGCCCAAGGTACGTTCGCAATGGCGGGTCAACTCGGCGAAACTGCCAGAGGCGATGCAGCTGCTCTATGCGGAATCGGAAGTCGTCACCGTCTGATCGCGACCGATGCTGGCGAAGGCCGTGTCGCCGTCAAGGAAGGTCACGCAGCGCGTGATAACCTCGTCGACAGGCAACCGTTCCCTGCCCTTCATCCGGCACTCCCAAACCTCGAGCACCCGCCAGCCTGCGTCCATCAGCTGATCGCGAACCCGCCGGTCCCGCGCGATATTGCCGGTGATCTTGTCGCGCCAGAATTCTTCCCGGGTCGCCGGCCAGCGGAACAGGTGACAGTCATGCCCGTGCCAGAAGCAGCCGTGCACCATGATGACCGCTCGGCGAGAAGGAAACACGAGATCCGGCCTGCGGGGGAGGCGTTTGTCGTTCACCTTGTAGTTCGCGCCCAGACGGAACCGCAGGCCCAGTGCATGCAGACCGGAGCGGATCATCAGTTCGGGTTTTGTGTCGACCGGTCCGATGCCGGCCATCATCCGACTGCGGACCTCTGGCGTGACGGTATCAGCCAACGGCCTGCAGCAGTTCCTGTCCCGACTGCGCCTCGTCCGCCAGCATCCGCATGATCGCCGGTTCCATGTAACGCGCCACCGCCTCGACGACGGGAACGACCACGGCATTGCCGAACTGGCGATAGGCCTGGGTATCCGAGACAGGGATATCCCACACCCGGTCGCCGTAGGCGAACCCCATCAGCCTTGCACATTCGACCGGCGTCAGACGGCGGGGACGGGTGCCTTTCTGCGCGATCAGGATTTCCGAGCCGTCCTTGTGATAGCGCGCCGACAGCGTACGCGTGACATCGCCGGGTCCGAACATCGAGTAGCCGAAGCCGTTGCCCGCTTTCTCGTGCTTCTTTCGGTAGTCCTGCAGATATTCCCACAGACGCGGCGTCAGCGTGTACTTCGCGTCGACCTCGTTGTGCGACTGGAGGATCGAGCCAAGCGTCGGCCATTCCTTTTCGGGCGGAATCATCGAGGCGAAGTCGTCGAAGCTGAACCCCACATCCTTGCGGAAGCCAGCGATGAAGATCCGCTCGCGCTTCTGCGGCACCCACGGCTGTGAGCTTATGACACGCCAGTCGATGGCGTAGCCCAGATCATCGTCGAGCGTACGGCGGATGACCTCGAAGGTGCGCCCCCTGTCATGGCGTTGCAGGTGCTTGACGTTCTCGAGCAGGAAAGCCGCCGGTCGATGATGGCGCAGGATCGCCTCGATATCGAAGAAGAGGTTGCCCTGCTTCTCGTCATCGAAGCCGTGTGCGCGGCCCAGCGAGTTCTTCTTCGAGACCCCGGCCAGCGAGAAGGGCTGGCACGGAAAGCCCGCCAGCAGGACATCGAACCCGGGGATCAGCGAGGGATCGGCCCCGTAGGGCTTGATGTCGCCCGCCATAACATGATCGTCGCCGTCGGCGAAGTTTTTGGCATAAGTCTGGTTCGACCAGCGGTCCCATTCGCTGGTGAAGACGCAGCGCCCGCCGATGGCCTCGAAGCCCAGACGCAGCCCACCGATGCCGGCAAACAGGTCGATGAAGCGGAAGCGGGCAGGGGGGCGGGACGCGAGACGCTCTGCGGCGATCTCGCGGACCTTTTCGGCAACAAGCTTCGGGGCTTTTGCCTCGCCGTCGACGTAGCGCCGGATCTGGCGTTCAGACAGGCCGAGCACCTCCTCCGCTTCGCCGAAGGACAGCCCCGAGCGTCTGAAGAGGCTTTCGAAACTGTCGTCGAGCATGGCGTTGTCCCTGTGTCGGCCCCGTGTGATCGCCGGGTCATCCGGTGACGGGATGGCATGGGGATTCCCGCCATGCAAGCACAATGTTCACTTTTTGTTTCGATTGGCGGACTGTATCCACAGAGGCGTGTCCTGGCCCGATTCTGTGCAAAGGTCCGGCGGGAGTGATTGAGCATGGCGGGCGGAAGAGCCTATCGTGCCAGCAGGCAATGGGGGCAATACCATGTCGAACTACACCACGCGCAGCAGCGGTCCGGACCGTTGGTCGCGCCCGGTCCAGAAGCTGGATCCGTCGCAGAGGCTCGCCCGTTACGGGCGGCTGCAGCCGCTGGAAGCTCCATCGCTTCTGGATCGTATCTTCCGTCGGCGCTCGGCCTGAGCGTACCGTACGGCGATGGACCCTGATTATTTGCTTGTCCGGTATTTCGGAGACACCCAGCCGTCGCGTCTGAGCGCCGCCGCTCAGGCGGCCGGTGTCGAACGCCTGCGGACCGACTTCCGCTTCGAACAGGACCGCGGCACGCGTTTTGCCCTGTGGGCGCTGATGCACATGCTGGGTATCGCGCCCGATCTCGATACGGTGTTCGAGAGCGCGGACGACCGCGATGCCGCCCGGACCTTCGCGGATCTGCTGGCGGCCGGCGAAGCGTAGGCCCGTCCCGGGGAGGATAGCCGACAACAGTTTCCGGCTGTTCCGGGATCAGCTCCACTATTGGCAGCAAGCGCCCGACACCACCGCGAGACAGCAGCCTTCAGACGGTGTCGGAATTGCCCGGCACCAGCTTTTCGACAAGCCGTCGCAATTCCGCGGGCGTGGTGTGTCCGGCCACGACCTCGTGATAGCCGATGTCCGCCTTGCGCAGGGCTTCCTTCTTCACCGCGTCGCGGGCAGCCGCGCTTCCCTGATGATGCCCGCTACCCTGATATTCGAGCGCATGGCGGACGCGGCTTTCGGCGTCCATCAGCGCGAAATCGACGCGCTTGGAATTGATGGCCGCGTAGGCGCCGCGATCCGGCGAGGACAGAAACTCACCGAGACCTGCGCCATGACCTGCCAGGTCGGGTTCCTCGCAACGACCGCGGCATCAAGCGCCTTGAAGACCTGCGTTTCAGGACGATTGAGCAGGGCCCGTGACCTGAAGTCGGCGGCCATGACCCGGCGCAATTGTTCCGAAGCGCTGGCAAGCGCCTGATCGCCGCCGCTTTGGGCACCGTTCTTCGGGCTTTGCCGAGAATATCCGCGCCGTCCCGGGCGGGGTCGATAGCGTCCGGATCTGGTGGACTCGAACAGTTCCTTCAGGACGGTGGCCGTTACGAAGAACACCACGAGAAAGATGATAATCGACGCACTATCCGCCAGATCGGCAAGCATTATTCCCGAGCCCCCCACTGCTCAAACAACAAGCCGCATGTTTGATGCGAACCACCGATAATTGGAAGAGGGGTAATAGCCGTTAAAGGCAGGAATTCGGGCAACTGGCCGTCGCATCCGGTTCCGCCGCGCAAACCTGTAATCAGGCGCGGAGCCTAGCGCGTCCATCAGTCAACCCGGCAGTGTCCCGGTCTGCCTTAGCGCTTCGCCCAATGCGAGTGCCGCTGTGGTGGCGAGATTGAACGAGCGCACTTCGGGTCGTAGCGGAATGCGCACCCGCGCATCGCCGGCATCGTGGACAGCAGGTGGCACGCCCGCGCTCTCCTTTCCGAGCAGCAGAATGTCGTCGGTATCAAACGTGAAGTCGTAGGCGGATTGCGTCGCTTTCGTCGTGAACAGCACCAGCCTTCGTGATCCGATGGTCTGCCGGAAGGCGTCAAAGCCGGCATGGCGCGTGATGCTGACATGGTCGATGTAGTCCATCGCGGTCCGGCGCACGCGCCTGTCATCCCAGGCAAAGCCCATGGGTTCGATGAGGTCCACCGCCGCGCCCATACAGGCGCATAGCCGGAGAACGGCGCCGACGTTTCCGGCGATTTCGGGTTCGAACAGGGCAATCCGCATGCGGGCTGATTGCCGGTAGCGAAGGAGCCGTGCAAGCCTGCGATCGCAATCGGTACGATCTGCGGGAATGGCTACTCGGCGATGTCGATGTGAGCTTGCCAGATTCCTGAAGGACTTTGGCGAGACGTGGCAGGCGGTGCCGGCACTCCTGCCTGCATCTTTGACCTATGCGAAAAAATCCTATCCTCGCACTTGCAATATCGCAGACGCACACAATATCGCCGCTGCCTTTACAGGCATCCTCTCCCAAACTTTATGCCCGGCTCATGCATTTGAGCCGGGTTTTCTTTACCCCGTTGCAGACTTGGCGGTGCCGACGCATCCGATAGTGCGTTAGCGGGTGCGGACGATCGCGATGCCGCCCGGACCTTCGCAGATCTGCTGGCGGTCAGCGAAGGGTAAGCCCCCTCCAGGGAGGAGGGGGCTCTGAACATCAGGCCGACTGTTCGGTTGCCGGCGTAGCGTTCTGCTTGGCCTTGGCCGGAGCGCGCTTGCGGGGCGCAGCCTTCTTGGGCGCCGCAGCCTTTTTCGGCGCAGCTTTCTTCGCAGCGGCCTTGGGCGCTGCTGCTGCCTTGGCCGGTTCTGCCTGCTTGCGGCCCAGACCGATCTTCATGGCCAGCTCGCGGCGCTTCTCGGCATAGTTGGGCGCAACCATCGGATAGTCGGCCGGCAGGCTCCAGCGCTTGCGATAGTCGTCGGGCGTCATGTTGTAGTGCGTCATCAGGTGACGCTTCAACATCTTCAGCTTCTTGCCATCTTCAAGACAGACAATGTAGTCGGACTTGATTGAAGCGCGGATCGAGACCGCCGGTTCGGGCAGCGGCGCCTCTTCTTCTGCAGGCGTGCCGAGACCCGAGAGGGCGGAATAGACGTTGCTGATAAGCGCCGTGACATCTTCAACTGCAACGGCATTGTTGCTGACGTGCGCGGCAACAATATCCGAGGTCAGGGTGATCAGTGTTTCTGAGGTGAGATCGGGTTCCATTACTAGTCTTTCATATGGGGGGGAGGGTAACTGCGGTCAGGCAAGACCGCTGCGAATAGCGGATGGCCTGCTAGGCTTCGTGGACAAAGGGTATCCAGAGTTTCACTGAGGCCAGCGCGACGAAGCCCAGGTAGGACTCCCTGGTTTTGTCGTAGCGGGTGGCTACCCTTCGCCAGTTCTTCAGCTTGTTGAACAGCCGCTCGACCAGGTTGCGCCAGCGGTACTTTGCGCGGTCGTGCGGAGCAGGCGTGCGGCGGTTGGCCTTTGCAGGGATGACCGCTTCGACGCCGGCAGCGGCGATCTCTTGGCGGATGGCATCGGCGTCATAGCCGCGGTCGGCGAGGAACGCTTCGATCCGACCCTCGATCATGCGGAACAGCGGAGCGAAGCCCTGTACATCGTGCGCCTGGCCGGGCGTCTGTCAATGGGCACCGAAGTTTCCGCAGATGTGGGCGCCCAAAATTCCCTATGTTGGCGGTTCGGGATGGTTCGGTGATCAGCCGTATTCGGGATCGGGGTTTCCTTTCCTGGGTGGTCGCCCACGGCGCTTTTGCTGCGGTGGATTGAAGGCGGTACCGTTGCGCACGTTTTCGGGGACGAGCGCTGCGTGTTCACGCATGCGGTAGCTGGAACCCTCGATCTGGATGACGACGGCGTGGTGCAGCAGCCTGTCCAGCAGCGCGGTGGCAACAACGGGATCACCGAAGACCTCGCCCCATTCGGCGAAGCCGCGATTGGAGGTGAGGATCATGGCGCCCTTTTCGTAGCGGGCATTGACGAGCTGGAAGAACAGGTTGGCGCCACCCGGTGTGACCGGAAGATAACCGATCTCGTCGACGACCAGCAGCGATGCCCTGGTGAGGAAGCGGATCTTCTCCCTGAGCGTACCTTCACGTTCGGCCTTGGCAAGCTGGGCGATCAGATCGGCGAGCGGGATGAAGTAGACCGCCTTGCCGGCGCGTACGGCCTCGACGGCAAGTGCCGTGGCAATGTGGCTTTTGCCGGTGCCGGGCGGCCCCAGCAGATGGACGACCTCGGCGCGATCGATGAAGTCGAGGCCGGCGAGCGCCAGGATGCGGTTCCTGTCGAGCGAGGGCTGGAATGA
The sequence above is a segment of the Croceicoccus naphthovorans genome. Coding sequences within it:
- the hmpA gene encoding NO-inducible flavohemoprotein; translated protein: MSQPLSDHTIALVKATVPALEAHGLNIVHEMYSRMFQNPDIRDLFNQSHHGDAGSQPRALTGAILAYASNIENLAALAPAVERIAQKHVGLQILPEHYPHVGEALLGAIKAVLGDAATEEILEAWGEAYWFLANILIAREERIYTEQKKTVGGWNGWRDFLVEEVVRESNVISSFILRPADGGPVMDHKPGQYLTFWFEIPGHPPVKRNYSISSAPNGESYRISVKREPQGLASGWLHDEAKAGTILKVAAPAGEFFLGEHNVRPVVLLSGGVGLTPMVAMLEALVASGAEVPVQYIHGTHDRETHAMRGHIRVLTENSKAVQVVDFHQTPLADEVKGLDYDEAGIITDEWLVANTPVAEADYYICGPRPFLRHAVSTLSLAGVASDRIHYEFFGPADELLAA
- a CDS encoding very short patch repair endonuclease — protein: MADTVTPEVRSRMMAGIGPVDTKPELMIRSGLHALGLRFRLGANYKVNDKRLPRRPDLVFPSRRAVIMVHGCFWHGHDCHLFRWPATREEFWRDKITGNIARDRRVRDQLMDAGWRVLEVWECRMKGRERLPVDEVITRCVTFLDGDTAFASIGRDQTVTTSDSA
- a CDS encoding Rrf2 family transcriptional regulator, whose translation is MKLTLFTDYSIRVLLYLAARPDRRCSISEIAQAYRISQNHLMKVVNDLARSGYIDSVRGRGGGIRLGKQPKEINIGALIRHTEEGFDLVDCPSCVIAPACGMTSVLREAVTAFLNVLDSYSLADLMKKRGNLARLLSL
- a CDS encoding membrane protein produces the protein MDDIIIARAIHILSVLFWIGGVAFVTLVVMPSIRGSTAPDDRLAAFHRIEGRFAPQARVWVVLAGVSGFWMIHRAQMWDRFAYPQFWWMHAMAALWAIFFAMLFLVEPVFLHRRMQNSPDPGRDFRRMARLHRILLLIAVVTVLGATAGSHGLF
- a CDS encoding DUF1971 domain-containing protein, with amino-acid sequence MADIRPYRSTPVFDQDTLPAALRARHDTKDGVWGLIRVIEGKLQLTYLDPPSDVVLTPDKPGLILPQQPHFVTPLGPMKMQVDFYDRQPPGG
- a CDS encoding IS3 family transposase (programmed frameshift), producing MKRTRFSEEQIIGVLKEAEAGAKTADLARRHGVSEATIYNWKSKYGGLEVSDARRLKELESENAKLKRLLADAMLDQAALKDLLGKKVLTPAAKREAVAHLQACHGMSERRACRVIDADRKSVRYRSTRDDDADLREKLRELANQRRRFGYRRLHILLRREGIMINRKKTQRLYREEGLAVRRRRSRRRAVGTRAPAPVLALPNQRWSLDFVHDQMASGRRFRVLNVVDDVTRECLAAVPDTSISGRRVVRELTELIAQRGKPGMIVSDNGTELTSNAVLAWCGEIGVEWHYIAPGRPMQNAYVESFNGRMRDELLNETLFLSMAHARVEIAAWVEDYNRERPHSSLDYDTPAAFAAKLDKQWPASLRPTGSATQPIASTALMRNNAVRL
- a CDS encoding DUF2726 domain-containing protein, whose protein sequence is MDAESRVRHALEYQGSGHHQGSAAARDAVKKEALRKADIGYHEVVAGHTTPAELRRLVEKLVPGNSDTV
- a CDS encoding MucR family transcriptional regulator; protein product: MEPDLTSETLITLTSDIVAAHVSNNAVAVEDVTALISNVYSALSGLGTPAEEEAPLPEPAVSIRASIKSDYIVCLEDGKKLKMLKRHLMTHYNMTPDDYRKRWSLPADYPMVAPNYAEKRRELAMKIGLGRKQAEPAKAAAAPKAAAKKAAPKKAAAPKKAAPRKRAPAKAKQNATPATEQSA
- a CDS encoding tRNA (cytidine(34)-2'-O)-methyltransferase, with the translated sequence MRIALFEPEIAGNVGAVLRLCACMGAAVDLIEPMGFAWDDRRVRRTAMDYIDHVSITRHAGFDAFRQTIGSRRLVLFTTKATQSAYDFTFDTDDILLLGKESAGVPPAVHDAGDARVRIPLRPEVRSFNLATTAALALGEALRQTGTLPG
- a CDS encoding HPP family protein, whose translation is MKLIDSMPFRLRMAGATISGRILSSLGAFGGILFVAIVTYAVNNEIGSSYMLIAPIGASAVLAFAVPSSPLAQPWSVLGGNCISALIALLIAHFVTSTGVASAVAVGGAILIMTATRSLHPPGGACALVMVLAYHHDQDSLAALFLSLALNSLALVIAAKAFHSLTGRTYPHQALPVTSHGQDEQLLHPDDIRSALADLGEVFDVTSGDLDAIFSRAQEHRSKRLSQLPAWRNAA
- the dcm gene encoding DNA (cytosine-5-)-methyltransferase, which translates into the protein MLDDSFESLFRRSGLSFGEAEEVLGLSERQIRRYVDGEAKAPKLVAEKVREIAAERLASRPPARFRFIDLFAGIGGLRLGFEAIGGRCVFTSEWDRWSNQTYAKNFADGDDHVMAGDIKPYGADPSLIPGFDVLLAGFPCQPFSLAGVSKKNSLGRAHGFDDEKQGNLFFDIEAILRHHRPAAFLLENVKHLQRHDRGRTFEVIRRTLDDDLGYAIDWRVISSQPWVPQKRERIFIAGFRKDVGFSFDDFASMIPPEKEWPTLGSILQSHNEVDAKYTLTPRLWEYLQDYRKKHEKAGNGFGYSMFGPGDVTRTLSARYHKDGSEILIAQKGTRPRRLTPVECARLMGFAYGDRVWDIPVSDTQAYRQFGNAVVVPVVEAVARYMEPAIMRMLADEAQSGQELLQAVG
- a CDS encoding MvaI/BcnI family restriction endonuclease, giving the protein MRAVQLEKLANCWNAKHANALYITFDKRDGEDDVTEYRYADQWLQGRGTDVWRLLRAIDRGIVFYDPADTIYADGRPKVRSQWRVNSAKLPEAMQLLYAESEVVTV
- a CDS encoding group III truncated hemoglobin, whose amino-acid sequence is MDAFYTRVRADAELGPIFNDAIDDWPHHLEKLTAFWSSVMLTSGRYKGQPVPAHMKHRSRITPELFDRWLGLWKQATDELMEPVAALALQEKAARIAESLKLAMFFRLDRRPDAGDSRKVA